A genomic window from Dermacentor silvarum isolate Dsil-2018 chromosome 9, BIME_Dsil_1.4, whole genome shotgun sequence includes:
- the LOC119464966 gene encoding uncharacterized protein LOC119464966, giving the protein MERHYSVLLFGTWTWYEFVTLTLASQSLVNAAKEVKDFCKGLRRIDDDYCRNEVEQLHDSIDPDDLCLKGADFFQLKMSLLVSMAASVITYTVILVQTSQSFKN; this is encoded by the exons ATGGAGCGGCACTACAGCGTCTTGCTTTTCGGCACTTGGACGTGGTATGAATTTGTGACGCTCACCTTGGCCAGCCAATCCCTGGTAAACGCG GCTAAGGAAGTCAAGGATTTCTGCAAAGGTCTTCGTCGTATAGACGACGACTACTGCAGAAACGAA GTCGAGCAACTTCACGACTCAATTGATCCGGACGATTTGTGTCTCAAAGGAGCCGACTTCTTCCAACTCAAGATGTCGCTGCTTGTATCT atgGCAGCGTCAGTGATTACGTACACCGTAATCCTGGTGCAGACCAGTCAGAGCTTCAAGAATTAA